In Verrucomicrobiia bacterium, a genomic segment contains:
- a CDS encoding lamin tail domain-containing protein produces the protein MRRLWGTLVFALCAVILGLPISTGAQSAAPTVVIGEIQLGGTADPKEYVVLQNMSDRDVVLDGWLLEYAKPTFDKQFCTDLSWKTHAVQASASVAKLTGSLPAGGSSQPIVRQLTDSTAGSLRLVQAGMVHDLVAWGAAAPCANGSPLAIPVNNDKLMRTANCEGVVSMVVSRAGEVPPSCGQAPPPPAANPDCGSVVVSEILPNPTGIDTGQEFIELYNPTADKVGLQGCALSITGSSKSFTFTDQVLLPGEYKAFYSAATGLALPNAAGGEVVLSGTQEIAVQYPPLLADNQTWSVVDGMWGMGTATPEAANVLAVTTDPETNPETPATEACPTGKYRNPETNRCKTADAPSQSSDCAAGQERNPETNRCRSVATATSALATCKEGQERNPATNRCRAVAAATTAPQPCGEGEERNPETNRCRKVAAEPKPSTQAAAAAGKQPGKVHYAVLGLVVAGVAGYGLYEYRQDLKNYLARFYARPAKN, from the coding sequence ATGAGACGGCTTTGGGGAACACTTGTCTTTGCTTTGTGTGCTGTCATTCTGGGCTTGCCTATCAGTACAGGTGCACAGTCTGCAGCGCCGACTGTTGTTATCGGCGAGATTCAGTTGGGCGGCACTGCCGACCCCAAAGAGTACGTGGTGTTACAGAATATGAGTGACCGTGACGTCGTGCTGGATGGCTGGCTGCTAGAATATGCCAAGCCAACTTTTGATAAACAGTTTTGTACCGATCTCAGCTGGAAGACACACGCCGTGCAGGCATCGGCTAGTGTCGCAAAACTGACTGGTAGTTTGCCCGCCGGCGGCTCCAGCCAGCCCATTGTTCGGCAGCTAACAGACAGTACCGCCGGTTCTTTGCGGCTGGTGCAGGCTGGCATGGTGCACGATTTGGTAGCATGGGGTGCCGCGGCGCCCTGTGCAAATGGAAGCCCCCTGGCTATTCCTGTCAACAACGACAAGCTGATGCGGACAGCCAACTGCGAGGGTGTGGTCAGTATGGTCGTCAGCAGGGCGGGTGAAGTGCCGCCGTCTTGTGGTCAAGCCCCGCCCCCTCCAGCTGCAAACCCTGACTGTGGATCTGTTGTCGTGTCAGAGATTTTACCGAATCCGACGGGTATTGATACTGGCCAGGAATTTATAGAGCTATACAATCCCACGGCTGACAAAGTTGGGCTGCAAGGTTGCGCGTTGAGCATAACCGGCAGTAGCAAGTCATTTACTTTTACCGACCAAGTTCTGCTGCCGGGCGAGTACAAGGCTTTTTATAGTGCGGCCACTGGCTTGGCTCTGCCCAACGCAGCAGGCGGCGAGGTAGTTCTGTCTGGCACCCAAGAAATCGCCGTGCAGTATCCACCACTTTTGGCAGACAACCAAACGTGGTCAGTTGTAGATGGCATGTGGGGTATGGGTACTGCCACGCCCGAAGCAGCCAATGTACTGGCAGTGACGACAGACCCTGAAACGAATCCTGAAACGCCTGCCACGGAGGCATGCCCCACGGGCAAATATCGCAACCCTGAAACCAATCGGTGCAAAACGGCAGACGCTCCAAGCCAGTCGTCGGATTGTGCCGCAGGGCAGGAGCGCAATCCAGAGACCAATCGCTGCCGGAGTGTTGCGACTGCAACGAGCGCCCTTGCTACCTGCAAAGAAGGCCAAGAGCGAAACCCTGCTACTAACCGCTGCCGGGCGGTAGCTGCTGCTACCACCGCACCCCAACCATGTGGCGAGGGCGAAGAAAGAAATCCCGAGACGAATCGCTGCCGCAAAGTTGCGGCTGAGCCCAAGCCGTCCACCCAAGCGGCTGCGGCAGCAGGTAAACAGCCGGGCAAAGTTCACTACGCGGTCCTGGGCTTGGTCGTGGCTGGCGTGGCGGGATATGGTCTGTATGAATATCGGCAAGACCTAAAGAATTATTTGGCCAGGTTTTACGCACGCCCCGCAAAAAATTAG
- a CDS encoding YebC/PmpR family DNA-binding transcriptional regulator: MSGHSKWETIKRQKGANDAKRGVLFTKLGNAIAVAAKGGADPDMNFSLRLAIDRAKGANMPTANIQRSIDRGSGKLDGVQIQEVLYEGYGPGGVAILVECASDNLNRTYPEVRLAFSKHGGNIAEKGAVAFQFDRKGMIRINGSGDDLLLQALDAGAEDMAEEGPESVIYTGSKDLAKVRDTLKEAGVDIIEAQLSYVPNNTVQVSDAATAGKIMRLMDALDDQDDVTATFVNFDIPEELLAA; the protein is encoded by the coding sequence ATGTCTGGTCATAGTAAATGGGAAACAATCAAACGCCAAAAGGGTGCCAACGACGCCAAGCGCGGCGTACTTTTTACCAAGCTGGGTAATGCCATTGCGGTAGCCGCCAAAGGCGGTGCTGACCCGGACATGAATTTTAGCCTGCGCCTGGCCATAGACAGAGCCAAAGGGGCCAATATGCCTACGGCCAACATTCAGCGGTCCATAGACCGTGGCTCTGGCAAATTAGACGGTGTCCAGATCCAAGAAGTTTTATACGAAGGCTATGGTCCCGGCGGCGTGGCTATTTTGGTAGAGTGCGCCAGTGACAACCTAAACCGTACCTATCCAGAAGTTCGGCTGGCTTTTTCTAAGCATGGCGGCAACATTGCCGAAAAAGGTGCGGTGGCTTTTCAGTTTGATCGCAAAGGAATGATCCGCATTAACGGCAGTGGTGACGACTTGCTGCTGCAAGCGCTAGATGCTGGTGCCGAAGACATGGCAGAAGAAGGACCAGAATCTGTCATATATACTGGGTCCAAAGACTTGGCAAAAGTACGTGACACATTGAAGGAAGCCGGTGTTGATATTATCGAGGCACAGCTGAGTTATGTGCCCAACAATACCGTGCAGGTATCAGACGCAGCCACTGCCGGAAAGATCATGCGGCTCATGGACGCGCTAGACGACCAAGACGATGTAACGGCCACTTTTGTAAACTTCGATATTCCCGAAGAACTGCTGGCAGCATGA
- the ruvC gene encoding crossover junction endodeoxyribonuclease RuvC yields MRILGIDPGTGILGFGVIDVDAKGTPSLVDAGVIRTPVKQADSDRLFTIYDELKQIIAETKPQIMSVEKLFFSQNVTTAMSVSQARGIVLLLGKQHDLELHEYTPQQIKQAITGYGKADKKQVQEMVRVILKLQEVPKPDDCADAIAAALCCSHQVR; encoded by the coding sequence ATGAGAATCCTTGGGATAGACCCCGGTACCGGCATACTCGGCTTTGGCGTGATAGACGTGGACGCCAAGGGTACGCCGAGCTTGGTGGACGCAGGCGTTATTCGCACACCCGTAAAGCAGGCCGACAGTGACCGGCTGTTTACTATTTATGACGAGCTCAAGCAAATTATTGCCGAGACTAAGCCGCAAATAATGTCGGTAGAAAAACTATTCTTTTCACAGAATGTCACCACGGCCATGAGTGTCAGTCAAGCCCGTGGAATTGTGCTGCTACTGGGCAAGCAACACGACCTAGAACTGCACGAATACACTCCCCAGCAAATCAAACAGGCTATCACCGGCTACGGCAAAGCTGACAAAAAACAAGTGCAAGAAATGGTCCGTGTGATCCTGAAGCTGCAAGAAGTGCCCAAGCCAGATGACTGCGCCGACGCCATAGCTGCCGCGTTGTGTTGTTCGCACCAAGTACGCTAG
- a CDS encoding inositol monophosphatase yields the protein MNYGEELGFAKDLAREAGKMIRDAFVAGVTHTWKADSTPLTETDEAINALVIQRVTQAFPDHGVIGEEGNIREDKKLKWVCDPIDGTMSFSHGVQVSTFALALTDDAGQPVVAVIYDPYMDRLFSAVKGEGAFLNDRPIHVSDQTTLEHALIEADAFPSTRPVIDADADLFNVLRSKGAYVTSTWSVILLAGLVAAGHYAAALLNVDNCHDAAAPKLIVEEAGGKVTDLQGNDQRYDQSTRGFIASNGHIHAELVKLLSSYDLVQK from the coding sequence ATGAATTACGGAGAGGAGCTGGGTTTTGCAAAAGACCTGGCCCGCGAAGCCGGTAAGATGATTCGTGATGCTTTTGTAGCTGGTGTCACTCATACCTGGAAGGCCGACAGTACGCCACTGACCGAAACAGATGAAGCCATAAATGCCCTGGTAATCCAGCGTGTAACCCAGGCATTTCCGGACCATGGGGTCATTGGCGAAGAAGGCAATATACGTGAAGACAAAAAACTGAAATGGGTGTGCGACCCCATAGACGGCACTATGTCGTTTTCGCACGGCGTGCAGGTATCTACCTTTGCGCTGGCCCTGACTGACGACGCTGGTCAACCGGTTGTGGCAGTCATTTACGATCCGTACATGGACCGGCTGTTTTCTGCAGTCAAAGGCGAGGGAGCTTTTTTGAATGACAGGCCTATTCACGTTTCCGACCAGACCACACTCGAACATGCGCTCATAGAGGCAGATGCTTTTCCCAGTACTCGGCCGGTTATAGATGCAGATGCAGATTTGTTTAACGTTCTGCGCAGCAAAGGTGCCTACGTGACCAGTACGTGGTCGGTTATTCTGCTGGCGGGCTTGGTGGCTGCTGGTCACTACGCTGCCGCTCTATTGAATGTAGACAACTGTCACGATGCGGCTGCCCCGAAGCTGATTGTAGAAGAAGCTGGTGGCAAAGTGACCGACCTCCAGGGCAATGACCAGCGCTATGACCAATCGACTCGCGGCTTCATTGCCAGCAATGGTCATATACATGCTGAACTTGTTAAGCTTTTGAGTAGTTACGACTTAGTACAGAAATAA